The Penaeus monodon isolate SGIC_2016 chromosome 17, NSTDA_Pmon_1, whole genome shotgun sequence genome contains the following window.
TGGTATGAGAATTATCAAGATTTCGTTGGAATTACTGACCTTAAAAAAGCTCAGGACAAAGTCACTGAGGTAAGGAACGTTTTGTTGTGTAAGTTTTAAATTTGTGAAATATgttttttgatgttattttaacatttattctGAAATATGGTCTGTGATCGTCATTGAATATATGATTTATTGCTTCATTTATGACCCTTTgtgttgtaaattttatatttttgtgtatgagattttctctttctttctttctccaatgAGTGTAGCTCCATGATacagaaatgaagaaaactaTAGACTGATATGTGTTTCCCTTGGTATTTCTACATGGATATTTTTACTCTCACCAGTTATCAGAAACTCTTCTGGAGACACAGAGCAAACGGAGAGAATTTCAGGTTGAAATTGAGAAACTTCAGGAGAACCTGATCATCAATCAGCAACGAATTACCAAGACGGAGCTCTACTCAGACGAGCATTACACGCTATTTGATGAGGTATGATATTTATGCCTTCCATGTCCAATAGGTTAAGGTTATGCTTATGACCAAGAATTTTAAACGTGATAAAGATAACGTATTGCTAATGAGGGCTGAAATGTTACAGTTCCTCGTTCTAGTTGTCCTTGTGTGTGAGTAGGAACATTCTATAATAAAATGTCATTTACCAATACTCCAAGATGTTTGATGGCCATTGTTTTTGCCTGACAACTATGAGATTTTTGGCTGTGAATAGTTTCAATGGCTGTAAATTTGATGACCACTCTCATTTATGTAATGTTGCCAAGTCTTGGTATTGCTAAATCTGTATTGCAACATACGTATTCCCAATAAATATCCTCAGGACTTCACATGTTAGGAATTGTGAGAGTGATTATTCATTCACTTAGATAAGCTCAACATTTTCTCATATTTCCAAGTATATCTAACAGGTGGTTGCTTCACagtggatttttttcttgttcaaatTCAGTTTTGTAATACAGTTTTTTGAAGTTACTTGAATACAGAAACAAGTGGCAGAAAGAAAGGCAGTGTTTCCTTATCCATTGACAGTCTCCACTCAACTAAtgaccctctccccttccctatatGTTTGCTGTCTATTTCCCCCCACTAGATTTAAAGAGAGGGAGTTAGATTTCAAAGCAAAAAAAGCACAAAAGGGTTGAGTTATGCCTTCCACAGCCATTTGAATGATTATTTTGAACATTTCATGTGTTGTGTCGTTTGTAGATGTCTGAAGAAGCTTTCAATGAGATTTTCGGAATATTGATAATTTTAGCCATTGAATATTAATCTATGTTTTTTCCATCACAGCATTGTGTGTCCCTTTGGTTAACATAGGCTGCCTCACATATTGTGTCTTGGCAGTATATCAATTTTTTCCCAATCATTTGAATAATTCTGTGCCCTCTTTCCAAGTCTTCTTCTCCATGTTTTTCTCTTGTAAATCTTGTAAAAGATTTGAGCATAAATTATTTAATGCAAACTTccattcattattcttatctctcttttctttgtttttctttttaactcaatgccaccaggaaaatgctttgctctctctctctctctctctctctctctctctctctctctctctctctctctctctctctctctctctctctctctctctctctctctctctctctctgcatatagatggctctgaaagtgcttagccacaaaggagtcaattagtagaccctgtgaccttacctgattacTCCTTTCCTGGAATCTGCaggaaaagcatttttttttactaattctgtGAATATCAGTGGTGTTATCTTTACTATAGACACTGTAATTATGTTACTGACATTACTAACAGCAAAATATTAgagaacataaaatattttcaaaaatcaaggaaaagggtaaataggcaagacaggcagtactcataattggctcattggtgacttagtacaagtgtagccatctatgtgtgaaaacTATTAAtgaagtaaactcacagtgggcatggcatgtacatatatgccatgcCCATTGGCTCTGGGTTAATACCTATAGAAGATTTTGAGCATCGATACTTTATTCAATCTTCCATTCATTATTTCTCTCCAAAAATGCTTACTAAATGTTCCTTTCAGTGTGAGCAGCAGCCCCCTACTCTGTTATACTTTTCagtctgtcttttctttcattatgCAAGACAATAGTTTTCACTCCAGCCCTTGCATATGACTTCATTCTTCagaaatattttgtgtgttttcccaggcataagtatattttataatacacacctTTAGCAGTTTGTCATTATAAAGGTAAATTTTACTCAAAAAATTACTAAATCAGTTAAATAGGATTTATCTCACAGGCTAGAGAGATGAATGCAAGTTTAAAGACACTGCGTGGGGAATTTCAAATATGTGAGCGTTTGGAACGAGATACCTTTAGCCAGCTCTCAGCTGCTATCCGTGACTGTCATGAAAGAGAACGGTTTCAGGCGGAACAGAGCAAGTATTGGTAAGCATAACCTATTGCCTTCACTGTCATTCTCATGCATACTATTTGGGAGATGAGGTGTTTTGTCTTTTGCAAAGCTAGTAACAATGTGTTGAGGAAGCTTATTCCTATTTGTACTTTGTGTGGAAATAAGTGTTCATGAATGATCAGTGTTAGGATTTTGCCACATTGCACaggcagttgttttgtataattaatcataattgtTTGTTGAtgtctgtttggttgttttcTGTGATTCTATTTATTTGCTATAatctatctgcttgtctgcaTGTACAGAGACTAATCTGACAGCTTTTGTATAGTAGATAACCTGTGTCTGATGCTTCAGGGTGTAGTGTAGTCAATCTGTGTACAGAATTAGTCTATGGATAATTAGACATTTACATATTGAAGGGATGTGGcagacatttttatatttttctttttatccacaCAGGTCAATTATTGCATCATTGGTATCAGCAGCTCTTGCATCGATAATCACATCCATCAATAACTGGGTGAGAATCCGAGAAGTGAAGGAGCATGTGAGCACCAACAGCAAACAGCTGATGGCTGGGTACATTCAGATGCACAGTGATGTTATCAGTAGCATCTCAGAAAAGCTGAATGCTGCCAGCACCTTAACCACTGATGACAAGAGCAACCAAACAGATGTTCCAGGAGCACAGTCTAGTATGTCAGCTGATGGTACTACTCAAAGCAAGAAAGTTGTTCATCAAGGATCTGAAAAATTAAGTTCCCAAAGTGCATTTAAAGATGAACTGGCACATTTAGCAGATTCAGTTGGCAGTGCTAAAAAAGACATAGACAAGTTAATAACAGCTGTCGGGTCACTGAAAGAGAGCATGTCTGCATTAATCAGAGCTGAAGAACAAACCTTTAAGGGTCATGTTGCCTCTCTCTTATCTAAAGAAAGGAAGCTTCTTTGCAAACAGATAAACTCTCAGTTAGAATCAGTATTTGCTAAGGTATTTCTGACATCAGAAAATAATGGGGGGGAGACACTGTTATTAGATGAAGAATCCAGGAATTCCCTTCCTCTTACTTTAGATGATCGAGGAAAGCCAGAAATATATGTTGTAGAGTATAGCTACTATCAAATTTTTACATTCATGGCAGTTGGAGCAGGTATAGGGATGTCATTTGCAGCTATTCTGTCAAAATTGTTTTCAAATGGGTAACCTTGATGTTATTCATTATgctgggtggtgtgtgtaggtgtcatTATATgaattaagtaatataattaacAAGTGAAACAAAAGGCACTCACACTGTTAGCCCAGACAGGTAGCTGTTAGCAGCAAATCTTGACCTAATTACAGGCAAACTTATATGATATCTAGATTGTTTTGGCATGGGAATTTATCAGTGAATTAAACCCCTTGtctcataaatgtatgtgtgggaATAAGTGTGAGGTGGGGGTTTATGTTTGTGCTTGCAagcatatgcatgtattatataatgtgtatatattgaatacatacatacagaacaaTGTTTCTATATTACTCTTAAGAATTTCTCAGAAAGTAATGCATTTATATTCCTGTAAGTAGACAGTCTAGTCACTGTATTACTCTGAGTCAtcagataaaacaaaattaaatataagttGGTGATATCCTCCATCCAGTTATATTGATTTACAGCCTTTACTGTTATAGTGGAGAAGTATGACTTGTAGTAATGGTGACTACATAAATAGATGTCCAGTGCATGAGGGGTAAGTCAGGCAAAGACTtccataataaaaatggtgaaagTATACTGTGGAATTTACAGTAGGTTTAGCAAAATAAACGTAAGAAAGTAATAgataatacactttttttttggatgttatCACATCCAGACTTTTATAAAGAGAAATCttgtattacatttttatatatacatgtttaattcCTTATGTAttggggaaataaatatatagtcaGTGGCTACAATTCTTTATACCCTTGAACATGATTATTGTAGCTGTACTAGTAAGTGTTGTGTTATGAAGATATTATTtagcttctttattttttaagattacAGAATACCAACACATATTTTTTGCTTCACTACAGGAGTTAGAGACAGAACTTAGATGCAATAGGTTATAGTTTAATAGACATAAAATGGATGTAGTTTATCAAGTAACCTTATAATAAATGACAACTTTAAAACCAAAGCTAGGACTGGTTCTGTGGATTAGTTATAATTTAATTGATTCAGATATTAATATCCAATGATACTTTGtcttacacaatatataatacagaagGTAGGCTTTTTTTATGAAAGTCTGCATGTTAGTAATACTATTTTGGATAGGTTATAACTGTTTGTTATGTAACTTGCCAAATGCTTGAGGTTGTCATGGATATATTTTGTCAACTTGTAAATGGGTTGGTTCTTGTTATTTACCTGATATTTGGTAAATGGATTTCTTGGTGGTCATTGTCATTTTTGGTTAATTCATATTCTCTTGAGGTCTGTATGCTTGCTGATTacagataatataatagttaattgttaaaacaaataaatgtgctagacattaaaagaagaaatataaaggaatgtatttttaaaaataaatattgtatgcATCAGTTAGTGAGTGTCACAGCTTGCAGCATTATCAAAGTTATATAAGCcctattcatattttaaaaaaatggattctACAGGACTAAATTATCATAACTAGGCTTTTATCATAGCTTCAATACATCTTCCTCGTCTGTACTTTTATCATATACCAGCAACTTGTCATTCTTTCTTTGCTGCACCTCATGAAGTGTATCAGTTACTGAGTTCTGTAGGTTAGTGTGTCAAAGCTTATGTTTGCAGTGTTTAAGGCTTGATTTAGGTCCATTACAAGTGAAACAGTAACTAATATGATTGTTTAAACTATTTTAGTACagtctataaaataaaaatgtactgAAGGCTCTAGCCATTTTGGCACCCAAGGGGAGATTAGGATTTAGCAGTCTCCCAAACTACACctgcataatgtatacataataaatgataatggcaGCTGATGTCCGGGTACATTCAGATGCCACCTTAATGTAGAAAATGTGGGAGGTACAAGGGGTACCCATCAGCAagctttatctatatatttttttcccccaatctttGAAGGTGATTGCACCTTATGCAGTCAAATACATGGCTAATGCCAAAAGCTAATCACATAGCCATGGACAATTTCAACTCTTTATTTCATACAAACCCTTGCAGAAGCAAACAATATTCTCAACAACTCATTTTAAAATCCAAGAAGATAAAAAGACCTAGCTGTTTGGTGAACTTCTATTGCTCTGTCAGGGGGATATGCTTCATTGGAACTGTgcctcatttttaattttttaaagtgcaataataaaaatagggctCATAAcctgtaaaatatataaaggattaGATTTCCATAGAAGCAATctacaaaatgtgtgtgttgggggtggggataACATCTCTTAGGCCCCATCCAGAGGAACAGGCAGTGCCCACGGAACAAATACTGAAACCAAATAATGTTCTTAACCAACATTTAGAGGATGGTATGGTGGCCAGGAATGTAGGCTACTGCCTGATGTGTACTGGACACCCACTACTGTCACTACCTCACCATAGCAGTCTGCCATATGTCCATCACCCATGTGGACACCAGGTGGTGGCCAAAGGACACTGGAAACTGCTCAATCTGGTAACACTGTGAAATATCCACTCACTAGACATTGGCCGATGGGCACTGCTCATTTATGCAGATGGAGCCTTAGAAATATTAAAACAGTATTATATCCTTGAaaacttatttcttattttctctgcacatacaattttatttaaaatatcaccggcttttaattcgttttttaaattaactttcacttcatttatcattttctccacATTAATTTTTCCTCCCCAAGGTAAATTAATTTTCAGAGGCTGGCACTCTTTCAGTTGTGGATTGGAGAAGTTATTCATATTTTGATATGCTGACATTTAAAGCTGGTGATAAAGTACATTTGTCTTGTGCATAAGCCCCAatatgatttgtttttattttttatagtaagaTAATTACAGTTTCTGagcaaatgtaaagaaaaaatagttttggTTGAGCACATTCAAAATTCAGTATAAATGCTACTTGTCCAAGCCACAAGTTGCACAAAATACTTCCAAAATGTCAGCATAAAAATGGCTTCAGATATTTTTATAAGGCAATGCATGTTTTCCTTGTTTGACGGTCTTTTCCACAATGATGTTCAGaggttataaataaaataaaagctcaAAACACTCTAATATCATATTGTTAAAGCATCATtgtataaacaataacaaatgacTGAAATGATTTTTTACATTCTATaaattcacaaaaatattttacctaTAGAACCTAGATCAACATAATCAGGAGCAGTAAATAGTAACAAAGAACTCTTATTGTGCTACACAATAGAACCAAACAAACATTTACTTGTCAATTTGGCTCAGCAACTGATTACAATTTTCTCTGTGATTAAATGGCACAAACTCAGCAGAGGGTCGGAGAAGACAGCTCACATATACTGAGCCATTACCTCGAAAACTATAACCTCAAAAATTTGTACACAAAACGTACTTACAGAATGTGTGTTTCAAGTTGCCAATTGAGAAGCCTGGCCCTATGCCAACAATTACTGAATGAACACCCTTTATCTGGTGGTACAGTAAATACTGTCTGCTACATTATACATGCCAGTCTCATGTTACGTAATCTTTCCTCCACTGCATATTTTGTGAATAGTTGAAAATAACCTAACTGAATATGCATAAATAATCCAGTTTTCTACTTAACAGCTATTTCTATCACATACTTTAATCATGTTTTTTACATTAATATGGCTCAGTTGCTGTAAACCATGAGCATgactttatctatttttattaaggTAAATAAATATTGGACTATaaattcccaataaaaaaaaggatatattctTATTAAAACTTAAATATAAAGTTGGCTTGttgtataaacataaattaatCTTGGTCCTATTATCAGGCTGAGCAAACCATGATATAGTAGTGTTAATTTAGATATccccacaaaaatatttttatttttgtttttaccattataatCT
Protein-coding sequences here:
- the LOC119583438 gene encoding uncharacterized protein LOC119583438; this encodes MHRIAISTRRPWLCSCSCNLQALNLPLQNTVVRYGTFSRQRLLVSNTYLVINPTWKGIELNGTNVRCMSTSGQPPDSQDPKKDVRSSDANVLRKEDMNNNKFKFEKVFSLIYEKGHQFQSYGDTLKQKMETSKALLTSKIERKEGEKWKDTFNRWYENYQDFVGITDLKKAQDKVTELSETLLETQSKRREFQVEIEKLQENLIINQQRITKTELYSDEHYTLFDEAREMNASLKTLRGEFQICERLERDTFSQLSAAIRDCHERERFQAEQSKYWSIIASLVSAALASIITSINNWVRIREVKEHVSTNSKQLMAGYIQMHSDVISSISEKLNAASTLTTDDKSNQTDVPGAQSSMSADGTTQSKKVVHQGSEKLSSQSAFKDELAHLADSVGSAKKDIDKLITAVGSLKESMSALIRAEEQTFKGHVASLLSKERKLLCKQINSQLESVFAKVFLTSENNGGETLLLDEESRNSLPLTLDDRGKPEIYVVEYSYYQIFTFMAVGAGIGMSFAAILSKLFSNG